From Lysinibacillus sp. SGAir0095, the proteins below share one genomic window:
- the tilS gene encoding tRNA lysidine(34) synthetase TilS: protein MSFELKIQKYIYEQQLVEKGDRLLIACSGGMDSMGLVHFFKKFQHIFEIRLFVAHVDHMLRGETSLEDRRFVEQYCHHHNIPVFSTSIPIPQLLREEGGNSQALCRRERYAYFEEMMEKYDIDKLVTAHHADDQLESILMALTKAGTISGMKGIYAKRKFSNGTIIRPFLTVTKVEIREYLEENEGSFREDASNLKDDYTRNRFRHHVVPLLKSENRNISSHAVQFAEQLQQDDDLLKTMALERFPHIVIKNGKQSYTLKIPLFQKEPVALQRRIILILLNYLYNSYKFIQSHTLISSILNLCGTIHGSASLHLPEKFIAKRNYDEVKFEKLTDSGYENLPQQTLLVEEWTQLQNGIRLYIGEASNVVHTFGQELGKYYFNSNMVTMPISIRTRASGDRILLKGMENPKRLSRLFIDEKVPLDERERWPIVVDAKDQVLAVIGLRVNKSLSTIKQANDDKVLIIARENSNDL, encoded by the coding sequence GTGTCATTTGAATTAAAAATACAAAAATATATTTACGAACAACAACTAGTAGAAAAAGGCGACCGTCTTCTCATTGCTTGTTCTGGTGGAATGGATTCTATGGGTTTAGTCCACTTTTTTAAGAAGTTCCAACATATTTTTGAAATTAGATTATTTGTTGCTCATGTAGACCATATGCTAAGAGGAGAGACATCTCTAGAAGACCGAAGATTTGTCGAACAGTATTGTCATCATCACAATATCCCTGTTTTTAGTACCTCAATTCCTATCCCTCAATTACTTCGAGAAGAAGGAGGAAACTCACAAGCACTTTGCCGAAGAGAGCGCTACGCATATTTTGAAGAGATGATGGAAAAATACGATATTGATAAGCTGGTAACCGCTCATCATGCGGACGATCAACTGGAGTCAATTCTAATGGCCTTAACCAAGGCGGGTACCATTAGTGGTATGAAGGGTATATATGCGAAAAGAAAGTTCTCGAATGGTACAATTATTCGACCATTTTTAACGGTTACAAAAGTGGAGATAAGGGAATATCTAGAAGAGAATGAAGGTTCGTTTCGAGAAGATGCCAGTAATTTAAAAGATGATTACACACGCAATCGTTTTCGTCACCATGTCGTACCCTTATTAAAGAGCGAAAATAGGAATATTTCTTCACATGCAGTCCAATTTGCAGAACAATTGCAGCAGGATGATGATTTATTAAAAACTATGGCATTAGAGCGTTTTCCCCACATTGTCATAAAAAATGGAAAACAGTCATATACACTTAAAATTCCCTTATTTCAAAAAGAACCAGTTGCTTTACAAAGAAGAATCATTTTAATACTATTAAACTATCTTTACAATAGTTATAAATTTATCCAAAGTCATACACTTATTTCCTCAATTTTAAATTTGTGCGGAACCATCCATGGAAGTGCAAGTCTTCATTTACCAGAAAAGTTCATTGCAAAGCGAAATTATGATGAAGTAAAGTTTGAAAAATTAACAGATTCAGGATATGAAAATCTTCCTCAACAAACGCTGTTGGTGGAAGAGTGGACGCAACTGCAAAATGGCATTCGATTATACATAGGAGAAGCCTCTAATGTTGTACACACTTTTGGACAGGAGTTAGGTAAATATTATTTTAATTCGAATATGGTTACTATGCCAATTTCAATAAGAACTAGGGCAAGTGGGGATCGGATATTATTAAAAGGAATGGAAAATCCGAAAAGACTGTCCAGATTATTTATTGATGAAAAGGTTCCGTTAGATGAACGAGAGCGTTGGCCGATTGTTGTTGATGCCAAAGATCAAGTGTTAGCAGTTATAGGTTTACGTGTAAATAAATCACTATCCACTATTAAACAGGCCAATGATGACAAGGTTCTCATAATCGCAAGGGAAAATAGTAACGATTTATGA
- the yabQ gene encoding spore cortex biosynthesis protein YabQ encodes MTINEQVVSILIMALSGLLIGAIIDCTRFSLSALSQKSILKRMGYGVELIVWALLGALTFYILFTIKGGEWRLVDPLAQILGIFLYESVFQPYFRFVGRVFIFLIIKPIIAIIKFIKYIIVSTIRLIMRIILIISLPFRKIYTRFLKKHIQRFSKKYRRTFFKKR; translated from the coding sequence ATGACCATAAATGAACAGGTTGTAAGTATATTGATCATGGCGCTTAGTGGTTTACTAATTGGTGCAATTATTGATTGTACTAGGTTTTCCCTAAGTGCTTTAAGTCAAAAGTCAATCTTAAAAAGAATGGGATATGGAGTAGAGCTTATTGTTTGGGCACTTTTAGGTGCCCTAACATTTTATATTTTATTTACTATTAAGGGTGGAGAATGGCGTTTAGTTGATCCATTAGCTCAAATTTTAGGAATCTTTTTATATGAATCTGTGTTTCAGCCTTATTTCCGTTTTGTTGGACGAGTATTTATTTTCCTTATAATTAAGCCTATTATCGCAATTATTAAGTTCATAAAATATATCATTGTTAGTACTATAAGACTGATAATGCGTATTATTTTGATAATATCACTCCCTTTCCGCAAAATATATACCAGATTCCTCAAAAAACATATTCAGAGATTTTCTAAAAAATATAGAAGGACTTTCTTTAAAAAACGTTGA
- a CDS encoding peptidyl-prolyl cis-trans isomerase has product MKSKHSNYANQAVSQTPSTQRRLKTKPTLTLLAILFIGNILWFILWIWPEGKQQDGGDEIVATIDESKITRQDWMAAMESRYGKETLQTLVNEAVMEKAAKEYDIKVSDEEIDLEIALMRSAQDKTDTTIQELTDEQLHQKVRAQLILEKVLTKDVVTDEEQVADYYEDNQSLYNIPTTYRTSIIIVESEKDATSVQKELEEGSDFSVLARERSLDTTSASLGGDIGFITKSQKNIDTSIPQAVQDLSTGDISEPFVMNDGRYGIVYVNEVNDGKSFTYEEVKGHVERVLSLEQLPTSVTPEAFWKEFNATWFYGES; this is encoded by the coding sequence ATGAAATCAAAGCACAGTAATTACGCAAATCAAGCTGTAAGCCAAACGCCTTCTACGCAACGGAGACTTAAAACAAAACCAACTTTAACATTATTAGCGATCTTATTTATAGGGAATATTCTATGGTTCATTCTTTGGATCTGGCCAGAAGGTAAACAACAGGATGGTGGCGACGAAATTGTCGCTACCATTGATGAATCGAAGATAACGCGCCAGGACTGGATGGCTGCCATGGAAAGTAGATACGGGAAAGAGACGCTACAAACCTTAGTGAATGAAGCCGTTATGGAAAAAGCGGCAAAAGAGTATGATATTAAGGTCTCGGATGAAGAGATTGATTTAGAGATAGCCCTCATGCGATCTGCACAGGATAAGACCGATACGACCATTCAAGAATTAACAGATGAGCAGCTGCATCAAAAAGTACGAGCACAGCTCATTCTTGAAAAGGTACTGACAAAAGACGTTGTAACTGATGAAGAGCAAGTAGCAGATTACTACGAAGACAACCAATCGCTTTATAACATCCCAACTACATATAGAACAAGCATCATAATAGTAGAGTCAGAGAAGGATGCAACAAGTGTTCAAAAAGAACTTGAAGAAGGTTCGGACTTTTCTGTTCTAGCACGTGAACGATCACTTGACACAACTTCAGCAAGTTTAGGCGGAGATATTGGATTTATTACAAAATCTCAGAAAAACATAGACACAAGTATTCCACAAGCTGTCCAGGATTTAAGCACCGGTGATATAAGTGAACCATTTGTTATGAACGATGGACGTTACGGTATCGTCTATGTGAACGAAGTTAACGATGGTAAGTCGTTTACATATGAAGAGGTAAAAGGGCATGTTGAGCGAGTTTTATCTTTAGAACAATTGCCAACTTCCGTTACTCCGGAGGCATTTTGGAAAGAATTTAATGCGACTTGGTTCTATGGGGAGTCTTAA
- the ftsH gene encoding ATP-dependent zinc metalloprotease FtsH, whose translation MNRIFRYTIFYLLIFLVIIGIFGTFNGGNTPSEELTYHEFLEALDTGTIEKANIQPDAGVLVVEGELKGAKEGQTFIVNLPQDNQALMTKINETAANNPNINWLKAPETSGWVQFFTGIIPFIIIIILFFFLLSQSQGGGNKVMNFGKSKAKLYDTEKKKVRFNDVAGADEEKAELVEVVDFLKDHRKFTEMGARIPKGILLVGPPGTGKTLLARAVAGEAGVPFFSISGSDFVEMFVGVGASRVRDLFENAKKNAPCIIFIDEIDAVGRQRGAGLGGGHDEREQTLNQLLVEMDGFGVNEGIIIIAATNRPDILDPALLRPGRFDRQITVGRPDVKGREQILKVHARNKPLREDVDLKAIAQRTPGFSGADLENLLNEAALVATRRSKKKIDMMDIDEATDRVIAGPAKSSRVISEKERNIVAFHEAGHVVVGLTLDQAEKVHKVTIVPRGQAGGYAVMLPKEDRYFMTKPELLDKIAGLLGGRVAEDITFGEVSTGAHNDFQRATGIARSMVTEYGMSDKLGPMQFGSSQGGNVFLGRDFNSEQNYSDSIAYEIDKEMQSIIVDQYERTKQILTEKRDLLTLIAKTLLDVETLDAAQIEHLRDHGTLPERKDYSKVEENASVELSKPSSDNLESKDLAVETAGNTSLEKEIVGQTPDPAVTNLPKENDSTQSTDGVKEDREK comes from the coding sequence ATGAATCGAATATTTCGATACACCATATTTTACTTATTAATTTTTCTCGTGATAATCGGTATTTTTGGAACTTTCAATGGAGGAAATACACCTTCAGAAGAGTTAACGTATCACGAGTTTTTAGAGGCATTAGATACAGGTACAATTGAAAAGGCGAATATTCAACCTGACGCAGGTGTACTTGTAGTAGAAGGGGAGTTAAAGGGAGCTAAAGAAGGGCAAACCTTTATTGTTAATCTCCCACAGGATAACCAAGCTTTAATGACAAAGATTAATGAAACAGCGGCAAATAATCCGAATATTAATTGGCTAAAAGCCCCAGAAACTAGCGGGTGGGTTCAATTCTTTACCGGTATTATCCCGTTCATCATTATTATCATTTTATTCTTCTTCCTATTGAGTCAATCTCAAGGTGGCGGTAATAAAGTGATGAACTTCGGAAAAAGTAAAGCGAAGTTATACGACACTGAAAAGAAAAAAGTACGATTTAATGATGTTGCTGGTGCAGATGAAGAAAAAGCTGAACTAGTTGAGGTAGTAGACTTCTTAAAAGATCATCGTAAATTTACTGAAATGGGTGCACGTATACCAAAAGGTATTTTACTAGTAGGTCCTCCTGGGACAGGTAAGACATTACTTGCTCGTGCGGTTGCTGGAGAGGCTGGCGTACCATTCTTCTCGATTTCAGGTTCTGACTTCGTAGAAATGTTCGTCGGTGTTGGTGCAAGCCGTGTTCGTGACTTATTCGAAAATGCAAAGAAAAATGCACCATGTATCATCTTTATCGATGAAATTGATGCAGTTGGTCGTCAACGTGGAGCAGGACTTGGTGGCGGTCACGATGAGCGTGAACAAACGCTAAACCAATTGCTTGTAGAAATGGATGGGTTCGGCGTAAATGAAGGTATTATCATTATCGCTGCGACTAACCGACCAGATATTTTAGACCCAGCGTTACTTCGTCCAGGACGTTTTGACCGTCAAATTACTGTTGGTCGTCCAGACGTTAAAGGCCGTGAGCAAATCTTAAAAGTACACGCACGTAACAAACCATTACGTGAAGATGTAGATCTTAAAGCGATTGCTCAACGTACACCGGGCTTCTCGGGTGCCGATTTAGAAAACTTGCTAAACGAAGCGGCACTTGTTGCTACTCGTCGTAGTAAGAAGAAAATCGATATGATGGATATTGATGAAGCAACTGATCGTGTTATTGCAGGTCCAGCAAAATCAAGTCGTGTTATATCTGAAAAAGAACGTAATATTGTTGCCTTCCATGAAGCTGGTCACGTTGTTGTTGGTTTAACTTTAGACCAGGCTGAAAAAGTGCATAAAGTGACAATTGTTCCTCGTGGTCAAGCGGGAGGTTATGCAGTAATGCTTCCTAAAGAGGATCGTTACTTCATGACTAAACCAGAGTTATTAGACAAAATTGCCGGGCTATTAGGAGGTCGTGTTGCCGAGGACATCACATTCGGTGAAGTATCAACAGGCGCACATAATGACTTCCAACGTGCTACTGGTATTGCTCGTTCGATGGTTACAGAATATGGGATGAGTGATAAGTTAGGACCAATGCAATTCGGTTCTTCACAAGGTGGTAACGTGTTCTTAGGCCGTGACTTTAACTCGGAACAAAACTATTCTGACTCGATTGCATATGAAATCGACAAAGAAATGCAATCCATTATCGTGGATCAGTATGAACGTACAAAACAAATCCTAACGGAAAAACGTGATTTATTAACATTAATCGCTAAAACATTACTTGATGTAGAAACTTTAGATGCTGCACAAATTGAGCATTTAAGAGATCACGGGACCCTTCCAGAGCGTAAAGATTATTCAAAGGTTGAAGAAAATGCATCAGTTGAATTATCTAAGCCAAGCTCGGATAACCTTGAATCAAAAGATTTAGCAGTTGAAACTGCAGGTAATACGTCGTTGGAAAAAGAAATTGTAGGTCAAACACCCGACCCGGCGGTAACGAATTTACCAAAAGAAAATGATTCAACTCAATCAACTGACGGTGTCAAAGAAGATCGAGAAAAATAA
- the hpt gene encoding hypoxanthine phosphoribosyltransferase: MIQNDIEKILLTEEQIQERIAELGAQLTEEYKDQFPLAIGVLKGAIPFMTDLMKRFESYIEIDFMDVSSYGNATVSSGEVKILKDLNTSVEGRDVIIIEDIIDSGLTLSYLVDLFKYRKAKTIKIVTLLDKPSGRKVDLKADVVGFEVPDGFVVGYGLDYAEKYRNLPYIGILKREVYSF; this comes from the coding sequence ATGATTCAAAATGACATTGAAAAAATTTTATTAACAGAAGAACAAATCCAAGAAAGAATAGCTGAACTCGGAGCTCAACTAACAGAAGAGTACAAAGATCAGTTCCCACTTGCAATAGGTGTTTTAAAAGGTGCTATACCTTTTATGACAGATTTAATGAAGCGTTTTGAATCATACATTGAAATCGACTTTATGGATGTATCTAGCTATGGAAATGCCACGGTATCATCAGGGGAAGTAAAAATTTTAAAAGACTTAAATACAAGTGTAGAAGGTCGCGATGTTATCATTATCGAAGACATTATCGACAGTGGTTTAACATTAAGCTATCTAGTAGATTTATTTAAATATCGTAAAGCAAAAACAATTAAAATTGTCACACTTTTAGATAAGCCATCTGGCCGTAAAGTTGACCTGAAAGCAGATGTTGTTGGTTTTGAAGTACCAGATGGATTTGTAGTTGGATATGGATTAGATTACGCAGAAAAATATCGTAACCTGCCATACATCGGTATCTTAAAAAGAGAAGTTTATTCCTTCTAA
- a CDS encoding type III pantothenate kinase, whose protein sequence is MILVLNAGNSNIALGIYEQDKLKHHWRMETNRHKTEDEYAMHVKSFFSHVQISFNDIKGIIISSVVPPIMYVLEEMCRKYFHIKPLIVGPGVKNGLNIKYENPREVGADRIVNAVAALEEYGGKNPLIVIDFGTAITYCFINEKGDYLGGAIAPGVAISTEALYSRASKLPRIEITRPTNVIGKNTVSAMQAGVIFGFVGQVEGIVSRMKENSKVEPLVVATGSLAKLIANETTMIDIVDELLTLKGLHVIYKRNQ, encoded by the coding sequence ATGATCCTTGTACTGAATGCAGGCAATTCGAATATTGCCTTGGGAATATATGAGCAGGATAAATTAAAGCATCATTGGCGAATGGAAACAAATCGTCATAAAACAGAAGATGAATATGCCATGCATGTGAAATCGTTTTTTTCGCATGTTCAAATTTCTTTTAATGATATAAAAGGAATTATCATATCGTCAGTTGTTCCGCCAATCATGTATGTATTAGAAGAAATGTGCCGAAAATATTTTCATATTAAGCCGTTAATAGTGGGTCCGGGAGTCAAAAATGGGTTAAACATTAAATATGAAAATCCGCGAGAAGTAGGAGCTGATCGAATAGTAAATGCTGTTGCGGCTCTTGAAGAGTACGGGGGTAAAAACCCGTTGATTGTTATCGATTTTGGAACTGCTATAACATATTGCTTTATAAATGAAAAAGGTGACTATCTCGGTGGCGCGATTGCTCCTGGAGTTGCTATATCCACAGAGGCACTGTACTCACGAGCTTCAAAATTACCCCGTATTGAAATAACGCGACCTACCAATGTTATTGGTAAAAATACAGTTTCAGCAATGCAGGCCGGTGTCATATTTGGTTTTGTCGGTCAAGTTGAAGGGATTGTTAGTCGAATGAAAGAAAATAGCAAAGTAGAACCACTCGTAGTAGCAACGGGAAGTTTGGCAAAGCTAATAGCGAATGAAACGACAATGATTGATATTGTGGATGAATTATTAACGTTAAAGGGCTTACATGTCATTTATAAAAGAAACCAATAA
- a CDS encoding SpoIIE family protein phosphatase, producing MANIEMINEKSSGLSFFKSFSLKKSSFLIHIFFLLLALFLSRAVMFEAAVPFLLPLWAIVKQRYENEKWAVLVGGLIGALSLSLGQAFILGLQLVLYDLITRFRFWKLPMGISVSLAIFFGQFIWQGIHYLDIPPLIVQLYIYYEVILAFLMTIFVNLFLVQPHRFWAAGWSYERVGAGLVILAMVLTGVQSVVVSSFGLYPFLLHLAICIAAITGGVPIAAMVATIVGALVGIAKLSFTGMISVYAMTGVVAGLFSKVGRFGVVIGSVVPSVFFFFYDATLPLDTVYFVSIAIAGIVFFALPKSMFTFLYDVIHPKRDEVLLQRQQWLTEHTTEKLESFQNFVVFMKELVFDRFTSTETVNETRKVEPCATCLSCFRYDSCWGAKNIMEPIIEDWFVARAGIKESEQIRAEKRIKAQCVKSTRLLEELDHQLYTDKMNGQFYHGKKMIALQLRDLSNHLNKLMEDMRDETLSFKTIEEELEQQFKRAQVQCFQIDVLNNTVGERVVICSFAQKNRSHEDQYMLCERIVLPILYDVFSEPFQVEKISDQKNPFAHVQIRFRSAVRYEIEYDIYSRAKNSAWVSGDTHAIFHIHPGLVAVMLSDGMGQSREAQRESRRLVRLMRECLSYNMNPETAMHTLHYVMSLNREVDMYATIDFALVDLQKGSLWSWKAGSMSTYILRGERLLKVDGAAAPVGFMPVFSIETEKVNLLADDFVVMVSDGVFSSEFDWEEQEKYLVKLLKARIQNDMPIEVILYDVMEQFGEVYPVDDDCTVIMFSVNHVVPKWAVFSPLSKGIS from the coding sequence ATGGCAAATATTGAAATGATCAATGAAAAGTCATCAGGTCTATCTTTCTTTAAGAGCTTTTCTCTCAAGAAATCAAGTTTCCTGATACACATTTTCTTTTTATTGTTGGCATTGTTTCTATCAAGAGCAGTAATGTTTGAAGCGGCCGTTCCGTTTTTATTACCTCTTTGGGCAATTGTCAAACAGAGATACGAAAATGAGAAATGGGCAGTACTCGTAGGGGGCTTAATAGGAGCGTTATCTTTAAGTTTAGGGCAGGCATTTATTTTAGGTTTACAGCTTGTATTATATGACCTCATTACCCGTTTTAGATTTTGGAAACTACCAATGGGTATATCAGTGAGTTTAGCCATCTTTTTTGGACAATTTATATGGCAGGGGATTCACTATTTAGATATACCGCCATTAATTGTACAACTATATATTTACTATGAAGTAATACTTGCATTTTTAATGACGATTTTTGTGAATCTTTTTTTGGTTCAGCCTCACCGATTCTGGGCAGCCGGGTGGAGTTATGAGCGGGTAGGGGCAGGACTTGTCATTTTAGCAATGGTGTTAACCGGTGTTCAATCTGTAGTGGTTTCCTCGTTTGGTTTATATCCGTTCTTACTGCATTTAGCAATTTGTATTGCGGCAATAACAGGAGGAGTCCCTATTGCTGCTATGGTCGCGACCATTGTAGGTGCCTTGGTTGGAATTGCGAAGTTGTCCTTTACTGGGATGATTTCAGTATATGCCATGACAGGTGTAGTAGCAGGACTATTTAGTAAAGTGGGACGTTTTGGTGTTGTGATCGGTAGTGTTGTTCCAAGTGTCTTTTTCTTCTTTTACGATGCAACCCTTCCCTTAGATACTGTGTATTTTGTGTCAATTGCTATTGCGGGAATCGTTTTCTTTGCATTACCGAAAAGTATGTTTACATTCCTTTATGATGTAATCCATCCTAAACGAGATGAAGTTTTACTTCAACGGCAACAATGGTTGACAGAACATACAACAGAAAAGCTGGAGTCCTTTCAAAATTTTGTTGTGTTTATGAAAGAGTTAGTATTTGACCGTTTTACATCGACAGAAACAGTAAATGAAACTAGAAAGGTGGAACCATGTGCAACTTGTCTAAGTTGTTTTCGATATGATAGCTGTTGGGGTGCAAAAAATATCATGGAACCCATTATCGAGGATTGGTTTGTAGCGAGGGCGGGCATTAAGGAATCTGAACAAATCAGAGCGGAAAAACGTATTAAGGCACAATGCGTTAAATCAACAAGGCTGCTGGAAGAATTAGACCATCAACTTTATACCGACAAAATGAATGGTCAATTCTATCATGGTAAAAAAATGATTGCGCTGCAACTTCGAGATTTAAGTAATCATTTAAATAAACTTATGGAAGATATGAGAGATGAAACACTCTCTTTCAAAACAATAGAGGAAGAATTAGAGCAGCAATTTAAACGAGCACAAGTGCAATGTTTTCAAATTGACGTGTTAAATAATACAGTCGGAGAAAGAGTTGTTATTTGTTCATTTGCTCAAAAGAATAGGAGCCATGAGGATCAATATATGCTTTGTGAACGAATAGTTCTACCTATATTGTATGATGTCTTTTCAGAACCATTTCAAGTGGAGAAAATCTCTGACCAAAAAAATCCTTTTGCACATGTGCAAATACGCTTTCGCTCAGCAGTTCGCTATGAAATAGAGTATGATATATATAGTAGGGCGAAAAATTCGGCATGGGTTTCAGGAGATACACACGCCATTTTCCATATCCATCCGGGACTTGTGGCTGTGATGCTATCAGATGGTATGGGACAAAGCAGGGAAGCGCAGCGGGAAAGTCGTCGTTTAGTACGTTTAATGAGAGAGTGTTTAAGCTATAATATGAATCCAGAAACAGCGATGCACACTTTACACTATGTTATGTCTCTTAATCGGGAAGTAGACATGTATGCAACAATTGATTTTGCCTTAGTTGATTTGCAAAAAGGTTCACTTTGGTCATGGAAGGCAGGAAGTATGTCCACTTATATATTGCGTGGAGAGAGATTGCTAAAAGTAGATGGGGCAGCAGCTCCTGTCGGGTTCATGCCAGTATTTTCAATCGAGACAGAAAAAGTTAATTTGCTAGCAGATGATTTCGTTGTTATGGTTTCCGATGGTGTCTTTTCTAGTGAATTTGATTGGGAAGAACAAGAGAAATATCTAGTGAAGTTATTAAAGGCCCGCATACAGAATGATATGCCAATTGAAGTGATCTTGTATGATGTTATGGAGCAGTTTGGAGAAGTCTATCCAGTGGATGATGATTGTACAGTCATTATGTTTTCAGTCAATCATGTTGTTCCGAAATGGGCTGTATTTAGTCCTTTAAGTAAGGGAATTTCATAA
- a CDS encoding septum formation initiator family protein, with protein MVKRQKRQFNNVRALENDYVRSTETHAKYSKKQKVRIRRRLLVFGLLASVILVLLVSTTISQNKRLAEKQELKEDVVTKLDEVKEQQDMLSLQIAKLEDDEYIAKLARKEYFLSDNGEIIFTIPDEEEKDEKSDKNSN; from the coding sequence ATGGTAAAGCGTCAAAAACGACAATTTAATAACGTTCGAGCGCTTGAAAATGACTATGTCCGATCAACTGAAACACACGCAAAATATTCAAAGAAACAAAAAGTGCGAATTCGTAGAAGGTTGCTTGTTTTCGGATTACTAGCTTCGGTTATTCTTGTTCTTTTAGTAAGCACGACTATTTCTCAAAATAAGCGGCTTGCAGAAAAACAAGAGCTAAAAGAAGACGTAGTGACTAAACTGGACGAAGTAAAAGAACAACAAGATATGCTAAGCTTGCAAATAGCTAAACTTGAAGATGATGAATACATTGCAAAGTTAGCGCGTAAAGAATATTTTTTATCAGACAATGGAGAAATTATTTTCACGATACCTGACGAAGAAGAAAAAGATGAAAAGTCCGATAAAAATTCCAATTAA
- a CDS encoding S1 domain-containing RNA-binding protein, with translation MSIEVGSKVQGKVTGITNFGAFVELPDGKTGLVHISEVADNYVKDINEHLKVGDVVEVKVMNVEADGKIGLSIRKAKPQPERTERPERPHRPRRDNNRSNDRNGPTKENFEQKMARFLKDSDERLATLKRATESKRGGRGARRG, from the coding sequence ATGTCAATTGAAGTAGGCAGCAAAGTACAAGGTAAAGTAACAGGAATCACAAATTTTGGAGCATTCGTTGAGCTGCCAGATGGCAAAACGGGCCTAGTTCACATTAGTGAAGTTGCAGACAACTATGTTAAAGACATCAACGAGCATCTTAAAGTTGGAGATGTTGTTGAAGTAAAGGTGATGAATGTTGAAGCGGATGGTAAAATCGGTTTATCAATCCGTAAAGCAAAGCCTCAACCAGAAAGAACTGAACGTCCTGAACGTCCTCATCGTCCACGTCGTGATAACAATCGTTCTAATGATCGAAATGGTCCAACAAAAGAAAACTTTGAGCAAAAAATGGCACGATTCCTAAAAGATAGTGACGAACGTCTTGCAACTTTAAAACGTGCAACTGAGTCAAAACGCGGTGGCCGTGGAGCTAGAAGAGGGTAG
- the hslO gene encoding Hsp33 family molecular chaperone HslO → MSDYLIRALGFNGNVRAFAARTTETVGEAQKRHNTWPTATAAIGRSMTATVMMGAMLKGEDKLTVKIEGNGPIGPMVIDANAKGEVRGFVTNPQVHFDLNDVGKLDVRRAVGTEGALTVVKDLGLRDMFTGQTPIVSGEIAEDFTYYFAVSEQVPSSVGLGVLVNPDNSVLAAGGFIIQLLPGCDEETISEIEKHLQNIEPVSKMIEKGLTPEQILEVVLGENNVQVLSKSPVEFKCQCSKERFGAAIMSLGAQEIQEMIDEDGGAEAECHFCLEKYQFDQQDLEGFINEIKAQ, encoded by the coding sequence ATGAGTGATTACCTAATTAGAGCATTAGGATTTAATGGGAATGTGCGTGCATTTGCAGCAAGAACGACAGAGACGGTTGGAGAAGCGCAGAAGAGGCATAATACATGGCCAACTGCAACGGCTGCAATAGGTCGTTCAATGACTGCAACTGTCATGATGGGTGCGATGTTAAAAGGTGAAGATAAACTAACGGTGAAGATTGAAGGAAACGGTCCAATTGGTCCAATGGTGATCGATGCCAACGCAAAAGGAGAAGTTCGTGGTTTTGTCACAAATCCACAAGTTCATTTTGACTTAAATGATGTCGGGAAACTTGATGTCCGTCGTGCAGTTGGAACAGAAGGTGCGCTTACAGTTGTAAAGGACTTAGGTCTACGTGATATGTTCACAGGACAAACACCTATCGTTTCTGGCGAGATTGCAGAAGACTTCACCTATTATTTTGCTGTATCTGAACAAGTTCCTTCTTCTGTAGGACTGGGAGTACTTGTTAATCCGGATAATAGTGTATTAGCAGCAGGTGGCTTTATCATTCAATTACTGCCTGGATGCGATGAAGAAACGATATCTGAAATCGAAAAACATTTACAAAATATCGAACCTGTTTCAAAAATGATTGAAAAAGGTTTAACTCCAGAACAAATTTTAGAGGTAGTGTTAGGTGAAAATAATGTTCAGGTACTTAGTAAGTCTCCAGTAGAATTTAAATGTCAATGTTCTAAAGAGCGTTTTGGTGCAGCGATTATGAGTTTGGGTGCTCAGGAAATTCAAGAAATGATCGACGAGGATGGAGGAGCAGAAGCGGAGTGCCATTTCTGCTTAGAAAAATATCAATTCGATCAACAGGATCTTGAAGGATTTATCAATGAAATCAAAGCACAGTAA